One Chloroflexota bacterium DNA segment encodes these proteins:
- a CDS encoding molybdopterin molybdotransferase MoeA has translation MLSVEEALEKVLALAKPLGTEEKPILEALGQVLAGDVFSPLDVPPADNSAMDGYAVRAEDTRGAGKENPRLLRVVGEVAAGGVAAGGVGPGTAFRIMTGASLPPGADAVVPFEDTDEEKRKGDLTSIGILREAPAGWNIRRRGEDIARGRLVLARGTELSPAAIGLLASLGLSRVSVIRRPVVAVLSTGDELVEPGQPLAPGKIYNSNAYILACQVMAAGGIPRLLGIARDQETELEARIEEGLEADFLITSGGVSRGDYDMVKGVLARKGKVGFHLVRMKPGKPLAFGVFSQGKRLVPHLGLPGNPVSAMITFELFARPAIRKMMGRKDLLLPTLSAIMEEGVKNTDGRRVYARVKLREEGGKVYARLSGPQGSGILSSLAGADGLAIIPEDLPQVREGDEVQAIRLDWRG, from the coding sequence ATGCTCAGCGTTGAGGAGGCCCTGGAGAAGGTCCTGGCCCTGGCGAAACCACTGGGGACCGAGGAGAAGCCAATCCTTGAGGCCCTGGGCCAGGTGCTGGCGGGGGATGTCTTTTCACCCCTGGATGTCCCCCCGGCCGATAACTCCGCCATGGATGGCTATGCCGTCCGGGCGGAGGATACCCGGGGGGCGGGGAAGGAGAACCCTCGCCTGCTGCGGGTAGTTGGGGAGGTGGCGGCAGGGGGGGTGGCGGCAGGGGGGGTGGGGCCGGGGACCGCCTTCCGCATCATGACCGGCGCCTCCCTCCCCCCCGGTGCCGACGCCGTGGTCCCCTTTGAGGACACCGATGAAGAGAAGAGAAAGGGCGACCTGACCTCTATCGGCATTCTCCGGGAGGCCCCGGCGGGGTGGAACATAAGACGGCGAGGGGAGGATATAGCCCGGGGCCGCCTGGTCCTGGCCCGGGGGACGGAGCTCTCCCCCGCAGCCATCGGCCTCCTGGCCTCCCTGGGCCTGAGCCGGGTTTCGGTCATCCGCCGGCCGGTCGTGGCCGTCCTCTCCACCGGGGACGAGCTGGTGGAACCCGGCCAGCCCCTCGCCCCAGGCAAAATCTACAATTCTAACGCTTACATCCTGGCCTGCCAGGTGATGGCGGCGGGGGGTATCCCCCGATTGCTGGGCATCGCCCGGGACCAGGAGACAGAGCTGGAGGCCAGGATAGAGGAGGGCCTGGAGGCGGACTTCCTTATCACCTCGGGAGGGGTGTCCCGGGGGGACTATGATATGGTGAAGGGGGTCCTGGCCCGGAAGGGGAAGGTGGGCTTTCACCTGGTGCGGATGAAGCCGGGCAAGCCCCTGGCCTTCGGCGTCTTCTCCCAGGGCAAGAGGCTTGTCCCCCACCTGGGCCTGCCGGGGAACCCGGTAAGCGCCATGATAACCTTTGAGCTATTCGCCCGCCCCGCCATCAGGAAGATGATGGGCAGGAAAGACCTCCTGCTCCCCACCCTCTCCGCCATCATGGAGGAGGGGGTGAAGAACACCGATGGCCGGCGGGTCTATGCCAGGGTGAAGCTGAGGGAGGAGGGGGGGAAGGTGTATGCCCGCCTCTCCGGCCCCCAGGGCTCGGGCATCCTCTCCTCTCTGGCCGGGGCCGATGGCCTGGCCATCATCCCCGAGGACCTCCCCCAGGTGAGGGAGGGGGATGAGGTCCAGGCGATAAGACTGGACTGGAGGGGATAA
- a CDS encoding AbiV family abortive infection protein, whose amino-acid sequence MVERLSKEQIRVLLELCLQNAEELIGEADILLQAGKYARATGLCIIAMEELGKRTTLWRAIGFGEDETEWKAFWRRFRQHEVKISYILSEKYSVVMDPRRFEEFERQAAQAGVLTSARKYAFYVDVLRGKPHLPSASFTKKKAVTAFKSAHAHLRLHQELYPTDRGLELAEKWGNRRKGETHRQWAERVFGKDIPPALEKMVDEYDKAERKA is encoded by the coding sequence ATGGTAGAGCGACTTAGCAAAGAACAAATTCGGGTTCTCTTGGAACTGTGTTTACAGAATGCCGAGGAACTCATTGGGGAGGCTGATATATTGCTTCAAGCAGGCAAGTATGCACGTGCAACCGGTCTTTGTATCATAGCCATGGAAGAATTGGGCAAACGAACGACGCTCTGGAGAGCAATAGGTTTTGGCGAGGATGAAACAGAATGGAAAGCATTTTGGAGACGCTTCCGTCAGCACGAGGTCAAGATTAGCTACATTCTCAGCGAGAAATATTCTGTCGTAATGGACCCCAGACGTTTTGAGGAATTCGAGAGGCAAGCGGCACAGGCTGGAGTGCTTACTAGTGCCCGCAAATATGCGTTCTATGTTGATGTGCTGCGGGGCAAACCTCATCTCCCTTCAGCATCGTTCACCAAGAAAAAGGCTGTGACAGCATTCAAGTCTGCCCATGCGCACCTGCGTCTTCACCAAGAGCTTTATCCTACTGACAGAGGGTTGGAATTGGCAGAGAAATGGGGTAACCGGAGGAAAGGCGAGACTCATCGGCAGTGGGCGGAACGAGTATTCGGAAAAGACATTCCCCCAGCTCTTGAGAAAATGGTGGACGAATATGATAAGGCGGAACGAAAGGCTTAG
- the trpS gene encoding tryptophan--tRNA ligase, whose translation MKKRVLTGDRPTGRLHLGHYVGSLENRVRLQDKYDCFFLVADLHMLTTRYEPQDLKETAENIRGLVLDYLAVGIDPEKSVIYLQSLVPEVTELFTLFSMLITVPRLQRVPTLKDVMRDLEIETASLGLLSYPVLQAADILMVRANVVPVGKDQASHLEVTREIARRFNGLYKTVFPIPQTLVGDVPLLPGTDGKTKMSKSLGNAIYLSDDPQTVEARVMSMYTDPTRVHATDPGHVEGNPVFAYHDAFNPNKDEVEELKTRYREGKVGDVEVKKRLCRALNEFLEPIRQRRAEYAKRKGLVEEVLKVGSRKAREEAQKTLDLVKDAMGFYHLVSPL comes from the coding sequence ATGAAGAAGAGGGTGCTTACAGGGGACCGCCCCACGGGCCGGCTCCACTTGGGGCATTATGTGGGCAGCCTGGAGAACCGGGTGAGGCTCCAGGACAAGTACGACTGCTTCTTCCTCGTCGCCGACCTCCACATGCTCACCACCCGGTATGAGCCCCAGGACCTGAAGGAGACCGCCGAGAATATCCGGGGCCTGGTCCTGGACTACCTCGCCGTGGGGATTGACCCGGAGAAGAGCGTCATCTATCTTCAATCACTGGTCCCCGAGGTAACGGAGCTCTTCACCCTCTTCTCCATGCTCATCACTGTCCCCAGGTTGCAGCGGGTGCCCACCCTGAAGGATGTGATGAGGGACCTGGAGATAGAGACGGCCTCGCTGGGCCTCCTCTCATACCCGGTGCTCCAGGCGGCAGACATACTGATGGTCCGGGCCAATGTAGTTCCCGTAGGGAAGGACCAGGCCTCTCACCTGGAGGTGACCCGGGAGATAGCCCGCCGCTTCAACGGCCTCTATAAGACCGTGTTCCCTATCCCTCAGACTCTGGTGGGGGATGTCCCCCTCCTTCCCGGCACCGATGGCAAGACCAAGATGTCCAAGTCCCTGGGCAATGCCATCTACCTTTCCGATGACCCCCAGACCGTTGAGGCCAGGGTGATGTCCATGTACACCGACCCCACCCGCGTCCACGCTACTGACCCCGGCCACGTGGAGGGGAACCCTGTCTTTGCCTACCATGATGCCTTCAACCCCAACAAGGATGAGGTGGAGGAGCTCAAGACGCGCTACAGGGAGGGCAAGGTGGGCGATGTGGAGGTGAAGAAGCGCCTCTGCCGGGCCCTGAATGAGTTCCTGGAACCTATCCGGCAGAGGCGGGCGGAGTATGCCAAAAGGAAAGGGCTGGTGGAGGAGGTGCTCAAGGTAGGGAGCCGGAAAGCCCGGGAGGAGGCCCAAAAGACCCTGGACCTGGTGAAAGACGCCATGGGCTTCTACCACCTGGTTTCCCCCCTTTGA
- the infC gene encoding translation initiation factor IF-3, translating into MAREVLLIGAAGEKMGVVPFFRALQMAREHGLDLVQVASQAVPPVCKILDYGRYKYEQAKKEKEARKGQHIVGIREIRLRTKIKEHDLEAKARLVERLLTQGNKVKVTVVFRGREVTHPELGWKLIKKLAESVKGPGGVDGPPTTEGGNQVLIFSPKREMKGVKTRDAQTENPQGG; encoded by the coding sequence ATGGCCAGGGAGGTCCTCCTCATCGGGGCGGCGGGGGAGAAAATGGGGGTAGTCCCCTTCTTTCGGGCCCTCCAGATGGCCAGGGAACATGGGCTGGACCTGGTCCAGGTGGCCAGTCAGGCAGTGCCCCCTGTTTGCAAGATATTGGACTATGGAAGATACAAATACGAGCAGGCCAAGAAGGAGAAAGAGGCACGAAAGGGCCAGCATATCGTTGGCATCCGGGAGATACGCCTCCGGACCAAGATAAAGGAACATGACCTGGAGGCCAAGGCCCGGCTGGTCGAGAGGCTCTTAACACAGGGGAATAAAGTAAAGGTAACGGTCGTCTTCCGGGGGAGGGAGGTGACCCACCCGGAGTTGGGCTGGAAGCTTATAAAGAAGCTGGCCGAGTCGGTGAAGGGGCCGGGTGGGGTGGACGGGCCGCCCACCACGGAAGGGGGCAACCAGGTCCTCATCTTCTCCCCCAAGAGGGAGATGAAAGGGGTAAAGACCAGAGATGCCCAAACTGAAAACCCACAAGGGGGCTAA
- the rpmI gene encoding 50S ribosomal protein L35, translated as MPKLKTHKGAKRRFHITGTGKILRVKGGKSHFRRRKAKRVKGLYDEMVPLDKADVARIKRVIPYGVP; from the coding sequence ATGCCCAAACTGAAAACCCACAAGGGGGCTAAACGCCGGTTCCACATAACGGGGACGGGGAAGATCCTCCGGGTCAAGGGGGGCAAGAGCCACTTCCGCCGCCGCAAGGCCAAGCGGGTCAAGGGCCTCTATGATGAAATGGTCCCCCTGGATAAAGCAGACGTGGCCCGGATAAAACGGGTTATCCCCTATGGGGTCCCCTAG
- the rplT gene encoding 50S ribosomal protein L20, translating to MRIKRGKVVRRRHKKLLELTAGHRATRHNLYRRAHDSMLHALSYAYRHRRERKGDMRRLWIARINAACRQAGLTYSVFMAGLKKANIALDRKALAELAVRDPQAFAQVVEKTRAQA from the coding sequence TTGAGGATAAAAAGAGGAAAAGTCGTCCGCCGCCGCCATAAGAAGCTCCTGGAGCTTACCGCAGGCCACCGGGCTACCAGGCACAACCTCTACAGGAGGGCCCATGATTCCATGCTCCATGCGCTCTCCTATGCCTATCGCCACCGCCGGGAGCGCAAAGGGGATATGAGGCGGCTGTGGATTGCTCGCATCAACGCCGCCTGCCGCCAGGCGGGCCTCACCTACAGCGTGTTTATGGCGGGTCTTAAAAAGGCCAATATCGCCCTGGACCGCAAGGCGCTGGCGGAGCTGGCGGTGAGGGACCCTCAGGCCTTTGCCCAGGTAGTAGAAAAGACCCGCGCCCAGGCCTGA
- the pheS gene encoding phenylalanine--tRNA ligase subunit alpha — translation MALNLRELQEQALRELASLSDSEGLEAWRVRYLGRKGALPQFLRGLGSLSLEERKTLGAQANQLKDSLLEALEKRLGEIRSQALSVLHREAFDITQPGRPFPMGRLHPITQVVREVCAIFSSLGFQVVEGPEVEWDYYNFEALNIPPEHPARDMFSTFWIDFAGEKGRNMLLRTHTSPMQIRVMEKTAPPVRVVVPGKVFRYEATDATHEAMFHQVEGLAVDRGITMADLKGTLFEFVRLLFGEERKARFRCTYFPFVEPGVDMAIDCFLCKGQGCRVCGHSGWLEVLGAGMVHPEVLDRVGYDSRVYTGFAFGMGVERLAMLRWGIEDIRLFFQNDIRFLRQF, via the coding sequence ATGGCCCTGAACCTCCGGGAGCTCCAGGAGCAGGCCCTGAGGGAGCTTGCCAGCCTTTCTGATAGTGAAGGGCTGGAGGCCTGGAGGGTGAGGTACCTGGGGAGGAAGGGGGCTCTGCCCCAGTTCCTCCGCGGCCTTGGCTCCCTCTCCCTGGAGGAGAGGAAAACCCTGGGGGCCCAGGCCAACCAGCTGAAGGACAGCCTCTTGGAGGCCCTGGAAAAGAGACTTGGGGAAATCAGGTCCCAGGCCCTTTCTGTCCTACACCGCGAGGCTTTTGATATCACCCAGCCCGGCCGCCCTTTCCCCATGGGGCGGCTCCATCCCATAACCCAGGTAGTCCGGGAGGTCTGTGCTATCTTCTCCTCCCTGGGCTTCCAGGTGGTGGAGGGGCCGGAGGTGGAGTGGGACTACTACAACTTTGAGGCCCTCAACATCCCCCCCGAGCACCCGGCCCGGGACATGTTCTCCACCTTCTGGATTGACTTTGCCGGGGAGAAGGGGAGGAACATGCTCCTGCGCACCCACACCTCCCCCATGCAGATAAGGGTGATGGAGAAGACCGCCCCGCCGGTGAGGGTGGTGGTGCCGGGGAAGGTCTTCCGCTACGAGGCCACCGATGCCACCCACGAGGCCATGTTCCACCAAGTTGAGGGCCTGGCTGTGGACCGGGGCATCACCATGGCCGACCTCAAGGGCACCCTCTTTGAGTTTGTCCGCCTGCTTTTCGGGGAGGAGAGGAAGGCCCGCTTCCGGTGCACCTATTTCCCCTTTGTGGAGCCCGGGGTGGACATGGCCATTGACTGCTTCCTTTGCAAGGGCCAGGGCTGCCGGGTGTGCGGCCATTCGGGGTGGCTGGAGGTCCTGGGGGCGGGGATGGTCCACCCCGAGGTCCTGGACAGGGTGGGCTATGATAGCCGGGTGTACACCGGCTTTGCCTTCGGCATGGGGGTGGAGAGGCTGGCCATGCTCCGCTGGGGCATTGAGGACATCCGCCTCTTCTTCCAGAACGATATCCGGTTCTTGAGGCAGTTCTAG
- the pheT gene encoding phenylalanine--tRNA ligase subunit beta, with product MKVPLSWLRDYVPLTLPAKELAEKLTMAGLEVTGMEVRGGGWEKVWVGQVVEVSPHPNADRLKLVTVDLGTSRETVVSGAPNLRVGDKVPFARVGARLIDGHTGQPLELKPVKIRGVASAGMVCSEKELGLSDQHEGIMVLPSEAPVGVPLSQYLGDTILDIDITPNRPDCLSVLGVAWEVAARTGQRLSLPPSDYPEEGLPIEGLASAEIRDPDLCPRYSAALVLGVKVGPSPSWLRERLEAYGMRPINNVVDITNYVMIEMGQPLHAFDFDTLRGRKIIVRRARQGEKFTTLDGVEWELNPQMLVIADAERAVALGGIMGGLDTEVTPSTTAVLLEAASFAFPQIRATSRALGLDTEAVMRFGRGLAPGLTVPALRRAVKLILDLAGGKAAPGHLDTYPGRKGPESIFLPHQEIKRLLGVELVPDEVERILTSLGFECLAAPSGLQVRVPHWRSDIRLAADLVEEVARLRGYDQVPLTLVSGPPPSPRPNPMLQLKERLRDLLVALGLQEAITYALVSAERLEAAKAPLGIRVANPLTREQEYLRTSLRPGLFSLLAQNQKHDELLRFFELGRVYLPREKDLPVEREMAGVVVVGRRRPLSWAEKEETADFYDIKGLAQELLSRLGLEPQFLPGRDPSLHPARQAYIAVAGNPIGLLGEVHPHLAEAFELKGPAYLLELDLAGILPHLPPHRPYRPLARFPAVLRDIALVVDEGVPAEKVEGLIRANPLVLAATLFDVYTGKPVPPGKKSLAFRLEYQSLSRTLTDEEVDQALGQALARLKQELGADLRT from the coding sequence ATGAAAGTCCCGCTCTCCTGGCTCCGGGACTATGTCCCTTTGACCCTGCCAGCGAAGGAGCTGGCTGAAAAGCTCACCATGGCCGGGCTGGAGGTCACCGGCATGGAGGTCCGGGGCGGGGGCTGGGAGAAGGTATGGGTGGGCCAGGTCGTGGAGGTCTCCCCCCACCCCAACGCCGACCGGCTGAAGCTGGTGACCGTGGACCTCGGCACTTCCCGCGAGACCGTTGTGAGCGGGGCGCCCAATCTCCGGGTTGGGGACAAGGTCCCCTTCGCCAGGGTGGGGGCCAGGCTCATTGATGGGCATACCGGCCAGCCCCTGGAACTTAAACCCGTCAAAATCAGGGGGGTAGCCTCGGCGGGGATGGTGTGCTCGGAAAAGGAGCTGGGCCTCTCCGACCAGCACGAGGGGATAATGGTGCTTCCCTCCGAGGCCCCGGTGGGAGTCCCCCTTTCCCAATACCTGGGGGACACCATCCTTGATATAGATATAACCCCCAACCGCCCCGATTGCCTTTCGGTGCTGGGGGTCGCCTGGGAAGTAGCTGCCCGCACCGGCCAGAGGCTCTCCCTCCCCCCCAGCGACTATCCTGAAGAGGGCCTGCCCATAGAGGGGCTGGCCTCGGCGGAGATACGGGACCCGGACCTCTGCCCCCGCTATTCGGCGGCGCTGGTGCTGGGGGTGAAGGTAGGCCCCTCCCCCTCCTGGCTCCGGGAGAGGCTGGAGGCCTACGGCATGCGCCCCATCAACAACGTGGTGGACATAACCAACTATGTGATGATAGAGATGGGCCAGCCCCTCCATGCCTTTGATTTTGACACCCTCCGGGGGAGGAAGATCATCGTACGCCGCGCCCGGCAAGGCGAGAAGTTCACCACCCTGGACGGGGTGGAGTGGGAGCTCAATCCCCAGATGCTGGTCATCGCCGATGCCGAGAGGGCGGTGGCCCTGGGGGGGATTATGGGCGGGCTGGACACCGAGGTCACCCCCTCTACCACTGCTGTCCTCCTGGAGGCTGCCAGCTTCGCCTTCCCCCAGATAAGGGCTACCTCCCGGGCCCTGGGGCTGGATACCGAGGCCGTCATGCGCTTTGGTCGGGGCCTGGCCCCCGGCCTCACCGTCCCTGCCCTCAGGAGGGCGGTTAAGCTCATCCTGGACCTGGCGGGGGGAAAGGCGGCCCCGGGCCATCTGGACACCTACCCTGGAAGAAAAGGGCCTGAGTCCATCTTCCTGCCTCACCAGGAAATAAAGCGCCTGCTGGGAGTGGAGCTTGTCCCGGATGAGGTAGAGAGAATTCTCACCTCCCTGGGTTTTGAATGTCTTGCGGCCCCATCCGGCCTTCAGGTCCGGGTCCCCCACTGGCGCAGTGATATAAGGCTGGCGGCGGACCTGGTGGAGGAGGTGGCCCGGCTCCGGGGCTATGACCAGGTCCCCCTCACCCTTGTTTCTGGCCCACCCCCCAGCCCCCGGCCCAACCCCATGCTCCAGCTCAAGGAGAGGTTACGGGATCTCCTGGTGGCCCTGGGCCTCCAGGAGGCCATCACCTATGCCCTCGTCTCCGCAGAGAGGCTGGAAGCGGCGAAGGCCCCCCTGGGGATAAGGGTGGCCAACCCCCTCACCCGGGAGCAGGAATACCTGCGCACCAGCCTTCGCCCCGGTCTCTTCTCCCTCCTGGCCCAGAACCAGAAGCATGATGAGCTCCTCCGCTTCTTTGAGCTGGGCAGGGTGTATCTGCCCAGGGAGAAGGACCTGCCGGTGGAGAGGGAGATGGCGGGGGTGGTGGTGGTGGGGAGGCGCCGTCCCCTCTCCTGGGCGGAGAAGGAGGAGACGGCGGACTTCTACGACATCAAGGGCCTGGCCCAGGAGCTCCTCTCCCGCCTGGGCTTGGAGCCTCAATTTCTGCCCGGCCGGGACCCCTCTCTCCACCCCGCCCGCCAGGCGTATATAGCGGTGGCGGGAAACCCAATAGGGCTGCTTGGCGAAGTCCACCCACATCTGGCCGAGGCCTTTGAGCTGAAGGGGCCTGCCTATCTCCTGGAGCTGGACCTGGCGGGAATCCTGCCCCATCTCCCGCCCCACCGCCCCTACCGGCCCCTGGCCCGCTTCCCCGCTGTCCTCCGGGACATAGCCCTGGTGGTGGACGAAGGGGTGCCTGCCGAGAAGGTGGAGGGGCTTATCCGGGCCAACCCGCTGGTGCTGGCGGCGACCCTCTTTGATGTCTATACAGGCAAGCCCGTCCCGCCGGGGAAGAAGTCCCTGGCCTTCCGCCTTGAATACCAGTCCCTCTCCCGCACCCTCACCGATGAGGAGGTGGACCAGGCCCTGGGGCAGGCCCTGGCCCGCCTGAAGCAGGAGCTGGGGGCGGACCTCAGGACCTAA
- the thrS gene encoding threonine--tRNA ligase yields MAEDSSRLEAMRHSCAHVMAQAVGEMFPDARFGIGPNIEDGFYYDFDLPRPLKPEDLPEIEKRMAEIISRDVPIVREEIGKEGARKLFAQQPYKLELIEELPDGALTTYRQGGFVDLCRGPHVKSTGEVGPFKLLSIAGAYWRGDEKRPMLQRLYATAFLHREELEAHLAKLEEAERRDHRRLGRELELFSIHEEIGPGLVHWHPKGAAVRRIVEDFWKDEHVRRGYELVYTPHIARADLWKVSGHWELYREYLYSPMDIEGQEYILKPMNCPFHIKIYQSRRHSYRELPIRLAELGTVYRYERSGVLHGLARVRGFTQDDAHIFCRPDQLEAEVVAVLELARFMLSSFGFKEYELRLSTRPEKYAGNSEMWEEATATLRRALEKLSLPYGIDPGEGVFYGPKIDIKLKDALGRAWQGPTIQVDFNLPQRFEVNYDGEDGKPHPVVMVHRTVLGSMERFLACLTEHYRGAFPVWLAPVQAVLIPIADRHLAYAQKVEKALKRAGLRVKLDSRPERMQQKIRQAQLEKVPYMLVVGDKEAQTGTVALRLRDGQDKGPVTLSQFRALARQAIKEKL; encoded by the coding sequence AGATAGCTCACGGCTGGAGGCTATGAGGCACTCCTGCGCCCATGTGATGGCCCAGGCGGTGGGGGAGATGTTCCCCGATGCCCGCTTCGGCATCGGCCCCAACATTGAGGATGGCTTCTACTATGACTTTGACCTCCCCCGCCCCCTGAAACCCGAGGACCTGCCGGAGATTGAAAAGCGCATGGCCGAGATTATCTCCAGGGACGTGCCCATCGTGCGGGAGGAGATAGGCAAAGAGGGAGCCAGGAAGCTCTTTGCCCAGCAGCCCTACAAGCTGGAGCTGATTGAGGAGCTCCCCGATGGGGCCCTCACCACCTACCGGCAGGGGGGCTTTGTGGACCTGTGCCGGGGGCCCCATGTGAAAAGCACCGGGGAAGTGGGCCCCTTCAAGCTCCTCTCCATCGCCGGGGCCTACTGGCGGGGGGATGAAAAGCGCCCCATGCTACAGCGCCTCTACGCCACCGCCTTCCTCCACCGGGAGGAGCTGGAGGCCCACCTGGCAAAGCTGGAGGAGGCGGAAAGGCGGGACCACCGCCGGCTGGGGAGGGAGCTGGAGCTCTTCAGCATCCACGAGGAGATAGGCCCGGGCCTCGTCCACTGGCACCCGAAAGGGGCCGCCGTCCGCCGGATTGTTGAGGACTTCTGGAAGGACGAGCATGTGCGGCGGGGGTATGAGCTGGTCTATACCCCCCACATCGCCCGCGCGGACCTGTGGAAGGTGAGCGGGCACTGGGAGCTGTACCGGGAATACCTCTACTCCCCCATGGATATCGAGGGGCAGGAGTATATCCTCAAGCCCATGAACTGCCCCTTCCATATCAAGATATACCAGAGCCGCCGCCACAGCTACCGGGAACTGCCCATCCGCCTGGCGGAGCTGGGAACGGTCTATCGCTATGAGCGCTCCGGGGTCCTCCACGGGCTGGCCCGGGTGCGGGGATTTACCCAGGACGATGCCCATATCTTCTGCCGCCCCGACCAGCTGGAGGCGGAGGTGGTGGCGGTGCTGGAATTGGCCCGCTTCATGCTCTCTTCCTTCGGCTTCAAGGAGTACGAGCTCCGCCTCTCCACCCGCCCGGAGAAATATGCCGGCAACTCCGAGATGTGGGAGGAGGCCACCGCCACCCTGCGCCGGGCCCTGGAGAAGCTCTCCCTCCCCTATGGGATAGACCCCGGGGAGGGGGTCTTCTACGGCCCCAAGATAGATATCAAGCTGAAGGATGCCCTGGGCCGGGCCTGGCAGGGCCCCACCATCCAGGTGGACTTCAACCTCCCCCAGCGCTTTGAGGTGAACTACGACGGCGAGGACGGGAAGCCCCACCCGGTGGTGATGGTCCACCGCACCGTCCTGGGGAGCATGGAGCGCTTCCTGGCCTGCCTCACCGAGCACTACCGGGGGGCCTTCCCCGTCTGGCTGGCCCCCGTCCAGGCCGTCCTCATCCCCATCGCCGACCGCCACCTGGCCTATGCCCAGAAGGTGGAGAAGGCCCTCAAGAGGGCGGGGCTGCGGGTGAAGCTGGACAGCCGCCCGGAGAGGATGCAACAGAAGATAAGACAGGCCCAGCTGGAGAAGGTCCCCTATATGCTGGTGGTGGGGGATAAAGAGGCCCAGACCGGCACCGTGGCCCTGCGCCTGCGGGACGGCCAGGACAAAGGGCCCGTGACCCTTTCCCAGTTCAGGGCCCTGGCCCGCCAGGCCATCAAAGAGAAGCTTTAG